A genomic region of Corallococcus macrosporus contains the following coding sequences:
- a CDS encoding DUF2381 family protein — MPSSSTVVLLGLLFASAAAFAQSESPASVPGARRIELPPDGSPSSAEVAVSAGLSTGLYFDSDLMRDGIELEGRERFSLVDIGQATLRLVPSSRVTPGEHFRLVVRFRDGAAPVSASFLLRVHPAKADPLVEVFRGKRTIETYQQEARELRAELERCREENSRLVAEHEAPAGLAGLLSTGTLDENGVSGSVVTKDILPSSGNALEATSVTTYRAKKAVAVVVNLVTKAGARPWSPKGATLRGKSGAELKVLRIWQQPSSPLAAARSIVVETEAPKAGIQGPYSLKLWEDGPRTVTLGNVTFP, encoded by the coding sequence GTGCCCTCTTCATCCACGGTTGTCCTCCTGGGACTCCTGTTCGCGAGCGCGGCCGCATTCGCACAATCCGAGAGCCCGGCCTCGGTGCCGGGCGCCCGGCGCATCGAACTGCCGCCAGACGGGAGTCCATCCAGCGCGGAAGTCGCGGTCAGTGCAGGTCTCTCCACGGGGCTCTATTTCGACTCGGACCTGATGCGTGACGGCATCGAACTGGAAGGACGAGAGCGCTTCTCGCTGGTGGACATCGGTCAGGCCACCCTCCGCCTGGTTCCGTCTTCACGTGTGACCCCTGGCGAGCACTTCCGGCTCGTCGTGCGCTTCAGGGATGGCGCGGCCCCCGTCAGTGCTTCCTTTCTCCTCCGGGTGCATCCCGCGAAGGCGGACCCCCTCGTCGAAGTCTTTCGCGGGAAGCGGACAATCGAGACCTATCAACAAGAGGCCCGGGAACTCCGTGCGGAGCTGGAGCGCTGCCGGGAAGAGAACTCACGGTTGGTCGCCGAGCATGAAGCCCCAGCCGGACTGGCGGGGCTCCTCTCCACCGGAACCCTGGATGAGAACGGTGTGTCGGGGAGCGTCGTGACCAAGGACATCCTTCCGTCTTCTGGAAATGCCCTGGAGGCGACCTCCGTCACCACCTACCGCGCCAAGAAGGCGGTTGCCGTCGTGGTCAATCTGGTGACGAAGGCGGGTGCGCGGCCCTGGAGCCCGAAGGGGGCGACACTTCGAGGCAAGAGCGGAGCGGAGTTGAAGGTGCTTCGCATCTGGCAGCAGCCATCCAGTCCCTTGGCTGCGGCCCGAAGCATCGTGGTCGAGACCGAGGCTCCGAAGGCGGGGATTCAGGGCCCGTACTCCCTCAAACTCTGGGAGGACGGACCGCGCACCGTCACGCTGGGCAACGTGACGTTCCCATAG
- a CDS encoding helix-turn-helix domain-containing protein, which translates to MNEELGITIGTAARAAREHLGLTQAEVAERIGLVHPVYSRLERGKMLPSVPSLYRLCQELRVSPETMLGLTPEGTVRKGRKPSPREDSDAPELRRLLHLARKLDAEKLDALLHVASVLAR; encoded by the coding sequence ATGAATGAAGAACTCGGCATCACCATTGGCACGGCGGCGCGCGCCGCCCGCGAGCACCTGGGACTGACGCAGGCCGAAGTCGCCGAGCGCATTGGACTGGTGCACCCCGTCTACAGCCGCCTGGAGCGCGGCAAGATGTTGCCCAGCGTCCCGTCCCTCTACCGCCTCTGCCAGGAGCTGCGCGTCTCCCCAGAAACGATGCTGGGTCTGACGCCGGAGGGGACCGTGCGCAAGGGCCGGAAGCCCTCGCCCCGGGAAGACAGCGACGCGCCAGAGTTGCGGCGCCTTCTGCACCTGGCGCGCAAGCTGGACGCGGAGAAGCTGGACGCCCTGCTGCACGTCGCTTCCGTGCTGGCGCGCTGA
- a CDS encoding DUF2019 domain-containing protein — protein sequence MTTEEIVEEFAQDVAAQTDAIWRGDAKTGNKHADRYIAAFKKLRSLGDPGREALAVLLTHPRMDVRTTAATCLLRYKTAEARAVLEEAAKGTGLIPFEARQALKRWEEGTWSLDPA from the coding sequence ATGACAACTGAAGAAATTGTCGAGGAGTTCGCACAGGACGTGGCCGCCCAAACTGACGCCATCTGGCGAGGTGACGCGAAGACCGGAAACAAGCATGCTGATCGATACATCGCGGCGTTCAAGAAACTACGTTCCCTTGGGGATCCTGGGCGTGAAGCATTGGCGGTACTGCTGACGCATCCTCGGATGGACGTTCGGACCACTGCCGCGACCTGCCTGCTTCGTTACAAGACCGCGGAGGCTCGGGCGGTTCTTGAAGAAGCGGCGAAAGGCACAGGGCTGATTCCCTTCGAGGCGCGGCAAGCGCTGAAACGTTGGGAAGAAGGGACCTGGTCCCTGGACCCAGCTTGA
- a CDS encoding protein kinase domain-containing protein, with protein sequence MRPPPAILVPGAEVLGYTVERQLGQGGFGTVYLARNAGQSFALKLLHLPRVGARVEREVSILLKLRHPHVVGLQGYGLWPPGEPRFAVIVMEYVDGRRLDVWADEKNPSARQVARVLLDVARALAATHSAGVLHRDVKEANVMVRASDGLAKLVDFGIGDYAGARDVTADILPPGTPEYRAPEAWRYFRQHARSPGARYVASAPDDLWALGVVLYWLLTGRKPFDGEDDAAFIEAVLTRTPAPPCEENERVPRALSDVCMGLLEKTPEARTPDALAVIAALEEALRGADAAWDVPLCDAFGEDTATTEGQQDSFEKWLNLPRHRPRRGARAEPSQAEAPTTRVKPRRSFRARTVIMRALALVAVAALLLVTARSPGTATLRQEVAPTDKSSQSDRAAVPSGPEATAAAVALPATHQEVAATVTTQTPETPSSKPAKKARSVLTRAAVTAACTALLGCPGPQLRPPPPPEPCPIGAVKAMEARGIEIGDKYVAIFERSRPRIISVSEGPAQFLLGETVGDLPGGTTALSGRLIVRDRVYGRLTWAVTPQGDSFPVCLEVFTEGGGRGMEREPGDDSPSSARVFSTVRVKAVQEFE encoded by the coding sequence GTGAGGCCACCTCCCGCCATCCTGGTGCCCGGGGCCGAGGTGCTGGGCTACACGGTAGAGCGCCAGCTGGGACAGGGCGGCTTCGGCACGGTGTATCTCGCACGCAACGCGGGACAGTCCTTCGCGCTGAAGCTGTTGCACCTGCCGCGCGTCGGGGCGCGGGTGGAGCGCGAGGTCTCCATCCTCTTGAAGCTGCGTCACCCCCACGTCGTGGGACTTCAGGGCTACGGGTTGTGGCCACCGGGTGAGCCGCGCTTCGCGGTCATCGTCATGGAGTACGTGGACGGACGCCGGTTGGACGTCTGGGCCGACGAGAAGAACCCGTCCGCGAGGCAGGTGGCGCGGGTGCTGCTGGACGTGGCGCGGGCGCTGGCCGCGACGCACTCAGCGGGGGTGCTCCACCGGGACGTGAAGGAGGCCAACGTCATGGTGCGAGCCTCGGACGGCCTGGCCAAGCTGGTGGACTTCGGGATTGGCGACTACGCGGGCGCGCGTGACGTGACGGCGGACATCCTCCCGCCCGGGACGCCGGAGTACCGTGCGCCCGAAGCGTGGCGGTACTTCCGGCAGCACGCGCGAAGCCCCGGGGCCCGCTACGTGGCGAGCGCGCCGGATGACCTGTGGGCTCTGGGCGTCGTCCTCTACTGGCTGCTCACGGGGCGCAAGCCGTTCGATGGCGAGGACGATGCGGCGTTCATCGAGGCCGTGCTCACCCGGACGCCCGCGCCACCGTGCGAAGAGAACGAGCGCGTGCCACGAGCGTTGAGCGACGTGTGCATGGGGCTCCTGGAAAAGACGCCCGAGGCGCGCACGCCGGATGCGCTCGCAGTCATCGCCGCGCTGGAGGAGGCGCTGCGGGGCGCGGACGCGGCGTGGGACGTGCCGCTGTGCGATGCGTTCGGCGAGGACACCGCGACGACGGAGGGTCAGCAGGACAGCTTCGAGAAGTGGCTGAACCTGCCGAGGCACCGGCCCCGGAGGGGTGCGCGTGCGGAGCCGTCGCAGGCGGAAGCGCCGACGACGCGGGTGAAGCCACGGCGCTCCTTCCGGGCGCGGACGGTGATCATGAGGGCCCTGGCGCTGGTCGCGGTGGCTGCGCTGCTGCTCGTGACGGCGCGATCTCCAGGGACGGCCACGCTTCGTCAGGAAGTAGCGCCCACTGACAAGTCATCCCAATCTGACCGGGCCGCGGTTCCCAGCGGGCCAGAGGCCACCGCCGCGGCCGTCGCCCTTCCCGCGACGCACCAGGAGGTCGCAGCCACCGTGACGACGCAGACGCCAGAAACTCCCTCCTCGAAGCCAGCGAAGAAGGCCCGGAGCGTCCTGACCCGTGCGGCGGTCACCGCGGCCTGCACGGCGCTGCTGGGATGCCCCGGCCCGCAGCTGCGCCCTCCCCCGCCGCCCGAGCCCTGCCCTATTGGAGCGGTGAAGGCCATGGAGGCACGGGGAATCGAAATAGGGGACAAATACGTAGCGATCTTCGAGCGCTCGCGACCGCGCATCATCTCGGTGTCTGAAGGCCCCGCCCAATTTCTCCTGGGAGAGACGGTGGGAGACCTGCCGGGCGGTACTACGGCCCTGTCTGGCCGGCTCATTGTGAGAGACCGCGTCTATGGGCGCCTGACGTGGGCGGTGACCCCGCAAGGCGACAGCTTTCCCGTGTGCCTAGAGGTCTTCACAGAGGGGGGAGGCCGGGGCATGGAGAGGGAGCCTGGAGACGACTCACCGTCGAGCGCCCGGGTCTTCTCCACGGTGCGCGTGAAGGCAGTGCAGGAGTTCGAGTAG
- a CDS encoding O-acetyl-ADP-ribose deacetylase, whose translation MTERLRLIQGDITHVTADAIVNAANSSLGGGGGVDGAIHRAAGKELLAECLTLGRCPTGQARITRGYRLPAAHVIHAVGPVWQGGKHNEDALLASCYRNAFALMEKHGLRTVAFPSISTGIYGFPIERAAPIALREIRAALEQRPELEQVTVVLFSEKDLKVYQQALGV comes from the coding sequence ATGACGGAACGTCTGCGATTGATTCAGGGAGACATCACGCACGTCACGGCGGACGCCATCGTGAACGCGGCGAACTCCTCGCTGGGCGGAGGGGGCGGCGTGGATGGCGCCATCCACCGCGCGGCGGGGAAGGAGCTGCTCGCGGAGTGCCTCACGCTGGGCCGTTGCCCCACCGGTCAGGCGCGCATCACGCGGGGCTACCGGCTGCCCGCGGCCCACGTCATCCACGCGGTGGGCCCCGTGTGGCAGGGAGGGAAACACAACGAGGACGCGCTGCTGGCCTCGTGCTACCGCAACGCGTTCGCGCTGATGGAGAAGCACGGGCTGCGCACGGTGGCGTTTCCCTCCATCTCCACGGGCATCTACGGCTTCCCCATCGAGCGGGCCGCGCCCATCGCGCTGCGGGAGATCCGCGCGGCCCTGGAGCAGCGGCCGGAGCTGGAGCAGGTCACCGTGGTCCTCTTCAGCGAGAAGGACCTGAAGGTGTATCAGCAGGCGCTGGGCGTGTAG
- a CDS encoding helix-turn-helix domain-containing protein, translated as MSEEDLPGRLARNLRTLRETRGATQVQLAKLAGVPRATWAHLESGAANPTLSVLHRVAGALQVSLEELLARPKASARHYRRDSLPVRQRGAAFLRKLLPDPLPGMEFDRLELPARARITGVPHTPGTREYLACESGTLALVASGERFVLEAGDVVVFRGDQKHSYENPGARTAVGYSVVLLAPSL; from the coding sequence ATGAGCGAAGAGGACCTTCCGGGCAGGCTGGCGCGCAACCTGCGGACCCTGCGGGAGACGCGAGGGGCCACGCAGGTGCAGCTGGCGAAGCTGGCGGGCGTGCCCCGGGCCACCTGGGCGCATCTGGAGTCAGGCGCGGCGAACCCGACGCTGTCGGTACTGCACCGGGTGGCGGGGGCGCTGCAGGTGTCGCTGGAGGAGCTGCTGGCCCGGCCCAAGGCGAGCGCCCGGCACTACCGGCGAGACAGCCTGCCCGTGCGACAGAGGGGCGCGGCGTTCCTGAGAAAGCTCCTGCCGGATCCGCTGCCGGGCATGGAGTTCGACCGGCTGGAGCTGCCAGCGAGGGCGCGCATCACGGGAGTGCCCCACACCCCCGGCACGCGCGAGTACCTGGCCTGCGAGTCCGGAACCCTGGCGCTGGTGGCCAGCGGCGAGCGCTTCGTGCTGGAGGCGGGAGACGTCGTCGTCTTCCGGGGGGACCAGAAGCACTCGTACGAGAACCCCGGCGCACGCACGGCGGTGGGCTACTCCGTCGTGCTGCTCGCGCCGTCGCTCTAG
- a CDS encoding DUF4230 domain-containing protein, which yields MAKNVSRALSLLAAVALGALAAWVLLRPASPRLPDTAAVVEQMREVARLETLDVSLYKKVTFTPEPQATDALWKDVLLWASYTLQNPHGRAIVFADAHLGFDFQRFDASHLHAVGTRVDVLLPPMQVTVALRPGETEVIDSNLDSAQTAQLLEKARLAFEKEVRQDRRLQEKARQSAERSLRGLLLTLGFREVRFVETLPVGSAG from the coding sequence ATGGCGAAGAACGTCTCGCGAGCCCTGTCCCTCCTCGCAGCGGTCGCGCTCGGCGCGCTGGCGGCCTGGGTGCTGCTGCGTCCGGCGTCTCCCCGGCTGCCGGACACGGCGGCGGTGGTGGAGCAGATGCGGGAGGTGGCCCGGCTGGAGACGCTGGACGTGTCCCTCTACAAGAAGGTCACGTTCACGCCGGAGCCGCAGGCCACGGACGCGCTGTGGAAGGACGTGCTGCTCTGGGCCAGCTACACGCTCCAGAACCCGCACGGCCGCGCCATCGTGTTCGCGGACGCGCACCTGGGGTTCGACTTCCAGCGCTTCGACGCCAGCCACCTGCACGCCGTGGGCACGCGCGTGGACGTGCTCCTGCCGCCCATGCAGGTGACGGTGGCACTGCGGCCCGGGGAGACGGAAGTCATCGACTCCAACCTGGACAGCGCGCAGACGGCGCAGTTGCTGGAGAAGGCGCGCCTGGCTTTTGAAAAGGAGGTGCGGCAGGACCGGCGCCTCCAGGAGAAGGCGCGTCAGTCCGCGGAACGCTCGCTGCGGGGGCTGCTGCTCACGCTGGGCTTCCGCGAGGTGCGCTTCGTGGAGACCTTGCCGGTGGGGAGCGCGGGATGA
- a CDS encoding response regulator, which translates to MPSSDTAITALSGLLSDEGERITRLWSKRLRAETYEVEVPGRDLRAPLRHLLDELARLLESRGEDAVRLWPEVVRSHGAFRYDQNFEPEDLTREFKSLQEVLLYVYARRNGGVIDADVAELVSELVWEADASAQASYARVLKTEEVRFREAAVMESVLNHVEVGILLAETDGMVSFASPPVSRLMGVPMRAVVGARAASTLGPVLTQVNARHPTGEPFKVQDMPFLRALREKAPVRGVMMQVERPGGGDATLEMSATPVWEEDHVLAGVIQTFSDRTEAAVKTKALENAHDEVRRLQGQLLRRTRQQALGQLASGAAHALNNFLNVLRLRITLLQREYKPEHVDALDRTVRQIGELVARLQEFSVQRTEERLGNVPVDQTVREALELARGELEQREHPVHTELDLGFPWGVKADAGFFRELIVNLLLSARDRMEGGGTLVVRTRPAGEAWLEMRLEDGGRPYAQDELAGLFDPLRRDPGAPQFSLFLAVARTQVQRWGGELTVENRRDGSGASFIMRLPRYSDVSAGAPPSAMQPMPHTPGGVPRLPARARRVLVVDDDLDNARMMAEVLGEEGYDVQVAHSPEVALRIWEKHPYDAALLDAVMPEMTGWELARELRQRTPQALLAIVTGMDVRGQNRASLAQVDAVFRKPIDVGALDDFLSQTRGEEEVAEEVSPHDATH; encoded by the coding sequence CTGCTCGAGAGCCGGGGCGAGGACGCGGTGCGGCTGTGGCCGGAGGTGGTGCGTTCGCACGGAGCCTTCCGGTACGACCAGAACTTCGAACCGGAAGACCTGACGCGCGAGTTCAAGTCGCTCCAGGAGGTGCTGCTCTACGTCTACGCGCGCCGCAACGGAGGCGTCATCGACGCGGACGTCGCGGAGCTGGTGTCGGAGCTGGTGTGGGAGGCGGACGCGTCCGCGCAGGCCTCCTACGCGCGCGTGCTCAAGACGGAGGAGGTCCGCTTCCGCGAGGCGGCGGTGATGGAGTCGGTGCTCAACCACGTGGAGGTGGGCATCCTCCTGGCGGAGACGGATGGCATGGTGTCCTTCGCGTCGCCGCCGGTGAGCCGCCTGATGGGCGTGCCCATGCGCGCGGTGGTGGGCGCGCGCGCCGCGAGCACGCTGGGCCCGGTGCTCACCCAGGTCAACGCGAGGCACCCCACCGGCGAACCCTTCAAGGTGCAGGACATGCCCTTCCTGCGCGCGCTGCGCGAGAAGGCGCCGGTGCGCGGCGTGATGATGCAGGTGGAGCGCCCCGGCGGTGGGGATGCGACGCTGGAGATGAGCGCCACGCCGGTGTGGGAGGAGGACCACGTCCTGGCGGGCGTCATCCAGACCTTCAGCGACCGCACCGAGGCGGCCGTGAAGACCAAGGCCCTGGAGAACGCGCACGACGAGGTGCGCAGGCTCCAGGGGCAGCTCTTGCGGCGCACCCGTCAGCAGGCGCTGGGGCAACTGGCGAGCGGCGCCGCGCACGCGCTCAACAACTTCCTCAACGTGCTGCGGCTGCGCATCACGCTGCTGCAGCGCGAATACAAGCCGGAGCACGTGGACGCGCTGGACAGGACGGTGCGCCAGATTGGCGAGTTGGTGGCGCGGCTGCAGGAGTTCAGCGTGCAGCGCACCGAGGAGCGCCTGGGCAACGTGCCGGTGGACCAGACAGTGCGCGAGGCCCTGGAGCTGGCGCGGGGCGAGCTGGAGCAGCGCGAGCACCCGGTGCACACGGAGCTGGACCTGGGCTTCCCGTGGGGCGTGAAGGCGGATGCGGGCTTCTTCCGCGAGCTCATCGTGAACCTGCTCCTGTCCGCGAGGGACCGGATGGAGGGCGGCGGCACGCTGGTGGTCCGCACGCGTCCGGCCGGGGAGGCCTGGTTGGAGATGCGCCTGGAGGACGGCGGGCGGCCCTACGCGCAGGACGAACTGGCGGGCCTGTTCGACCCGCTTCGCCGGGATCCGGGGGCGCCGCAGTTCTCGCTGTTCCTGGCGGTGGCGCGCACGCAGGTGCAGCGCTGGGGCGGAGAGCTGACGGTGGAGAACCGGCGCGACGGTTCAGGCGCGAGCTTCATCATGAGGCTGCCGCGCTACAGCGACGTCTCGGCGGGAGCGCCGCCGTCGGCCATGCAGCCGATGCCGCACACGCCGGGAGGTGTGCCGCGCCTGCCAGCGAGAGCGCGCCGGGTGCTGGTGGTGGACGACGACCTGGACAACGCGCGGATGATGGCCGAGGTGCTGGGCGAGGAGGGCTACGACGTGCAGGTGGCGCACAGCCCGGAGGTGGCCCTGCGCATCTGGGAGAAGCATCCGTACGACGCCGCGCTGCTGGACGCGGTGATGCCGGAGATGACGGGCTGGGAGCTGGCGCGCGAGCTGCGGCAGCGCACGCCCCAGGCGCTGCTGGCCATCGTCACCGGCATGGACGTGCGAGGCCAGAACCGGGCAAGCCTCGCGCAGGTGGACGCCGTCTTCCGGAAGCCCATCGACGTGGGAGCCCTGGACGACTTCCTCTCGCAGACTCGGGGAGAAGAAGAGGTCGCCGAGGAAGTCAGTCCGCACGACGCGACGCACTAA
- a CDS encoding tetratricopeptide repeat protein: MISPAELERLRRKVEAGEVLSGSELDALRAEAARTPGPTLRLTLAHALVNADAEREALPLMQALRRDFPRDLQVRLGLARALLGLERHREAEAELREALVLSPGDPEALKVLAVLALRQGEGARARAYVAEAVERDPFDAEAKLLRAELEAADLPPPSVPEEQVLRPEFTAALTAALGRAGVAFRRQGRDLLVKLASGGVGRVDVGSLYAAYREAPGAQGLTAHVEALASRLGGLSSGVGPSGVSLESLRPVLRPPGFVAGTQGALFRPGPAGLEVFYVLEDSEFMRYLPASALKDAGLTLDAVDAAAWHNLELRPADVRPVVIDQGEVRLAEAFSGVWAVTGGDGHDGARLLTKSQRRRLDAATGGGPLRVSLGRREVALLCRESDGDSVRRLAALGHAPDGVPGAFLLEGDTLRSV, translated from the coding sequence GTGATTTCCCCGGCGGAACTGGAGCGCCTGCGCCGCAAGGTGGAGGCGGGTGAAGTGCTCAGCGGCTCTGAGCTGGACGCGCTGCGTGCCGAGGCCGCTCGCACTCCCGGGCCCACGCTGCGCCTCACCCTGGCGCATGCCCTGGTCAATGCGGACGCGGAGCGGGAGGCCCTGCCGTTGATGCAGGCCCTGCGGCGCGACTTCCCCCGGGACCTCCAGGTGCGCCTGGGCCTTGCTCGTGCGCTGCTGGGGCTGGAGCGCCACCGTGAAGCGGAGGCCGAGCTGCGGGAGGCTCTGGTCCTGAGCCCCGGCGACCCGGAGGCACTCAAGGTGCTGGCCGTGCTCGCGCTGCGGCAGGGGGAGGGCGCTCGCGCTCGCGCCTATGTGGCGGAGGCCGTGGAGCGTGACCCCTTCGACGCGGAGGCGAAGCTGCTGCGCGCGGAGCTGGAGGCCGCGGACCTGCCTCCGCCTTCCGTTCCCGAGGAACAGGTGCTGCGCCCGGAGTTCACCGCCGCGCTCACCGCCGCGCTCGGCCGCGCGGGGGTGGCCTTCCGACGCCAGGGCCGCGACCTGCTGGTGAAGCTGGCCTCCGGGGGCGTGGGCCGGGTGGACGTGGGCTCGCTGTATGCCGCCTACCGCGAGGCGCCCGGAGCCCAGGGGCTCACCGCGCACGTGGAGGCGCTGGCCTCCCGGCTGGGCGGGCTGTCCTCCGGCGTGGGTCCCTCGGGTGTGTCACTGGAGTCGCTGCGCCCCGTGCTGCGGCCGCCGGGCTTCGTGGCGGGGACCCAGGGCGCGCTGTTCCGTCCGGGGCCGGCGGGGCTGGAGGTCTTCTACGTATTGGAGGACTCGGAGTTCATGCGCTACCTGCCGGCTTCCGCGCTGAAGGACGCCGGGCTCACGCTCGACGCGGTGGACGCGGCGGCGTGGCACAACCTGGAGCTGCGTCCCGCAGACGTGCGGCCCGTCGTCATTGATCAGGGCGAGGTGCGGCTGGCGGAGGCGTTCTCCGGCGTCTGGGCGGTGACGGGGGGTGATGGCCACGACGGCGCGCGGCTGCTCACGAAGTCGCAGCGCCGCAGGCTCGATGCCGCCACCGGCGGAGGCCCGCTGCGTGTGAGCCTGGGCCGGCGTGAGGTGGCGCTGCTGTGCCGCGAGTCGGACGGTGATTCGGTGCGGAGGCTGGCGGCGCTGGGGCACGCGCCGGATGGCGTCCCCGGGGCGTTCCTGCTGGAAGGTGACACGCTGCGAAGCGTGTGA
- a CDS encoding serine/threonine-protein kinase, with amino-acid sequence MSTSTPVGGSVLLRPASRLGAFLPTPGQPRPLFTIDGIRYEAIRELVRMQTGEVLMLARRHPERGGTLPGLCFVRRLANPSTTLRRTRLGEEIQLAFRLRHPAIAQVFHRKVHRDALHVVMEYVDGPSLETLVSASVARGQPVSEAFALYVGAELAEALHHAHTLTDDAGKPLGIIHRDVNPRHVYVGSHGEVKLMNFGAAYSLVIEREESPASLVRGDVAYASPEYLERLPLTPRSDVFSLGVLLVELFTSKHPFDVQDVPRPTLGLSPLRVEVLPSLPLTQMRVLLARFGPAEIEAAMERLSPDVKQLLHAALRSEPEDRFATAADLRDALRAALVRRHPGYGRQEAANEAARLLAEGSVLRDVVEFGEGGLFPEGLEEHELEGLEKK; translated from the coding sequence ATGTCCACGTCCACCCCTGTCGGCGGGTCGGTGCTCCTTCGGCCTGCATCGCGTCTCGGCGCCTTCCTGCCCACGCCTGGCCAGCCCCGGCCGCTCTTCACCATCGATGGCATTCGCTACGAGGCCATTCGCGAGCTGGTGCGGATGCAGACGGGGGAAGTGCTGATGCTCGCCCGTCGTCATCCGGAGCGCGGGGGCACCCTGCCTGGACTCTGTTTCGTGCGGCGGCTGGCCAACCCCTCCACCACGCTGCGCCGCACGCGCCTGGGAGAGGAGATCCAGCTGGCCTTCCGCCTCCGTCACCCCGCCATCGCCCAGGTGTTCCACCGCAAGGTGCACCGGGACGCGCTGCACGTGGTCATGGAGTACGTGGACGGCCCCTCACTGGAGACGCTGGTGAGCGCGAGCGTGGCGCGCGGCCAGCCCGTCTCCGAGGCCTTCGCCCTCTACGTGGGAGCGGAGCTCGCCGAAGCGCTGCACCATGCGCACACGCTGACGGATGATGCGGGCAAGCCCCTTGGAATCATCCACCGCGATGTGAACCCCCGCCACGTCTACGTGGGCTCGCACGGCGAGGTGAAGCTCATGAACTTCGGCGCGGCCTACTCGCTGGTGATTGAACGCGAGGAATCGCCCGCGAGCCTCGTCCGGGGCGACGTGGCCTATGCCTCACCCGAGTACCTGGAGCGCCTACCACTGACGCCGCGCTCCGACGTCTTCAGCCTGGGCGTGCTGCTGGTGGAGCTATTCACCAGCAAGCATCCCTTCGACGTGCAGGACGTGCCCCGGCCAACCCTCGGCCTGAGCCCGCTGCGGGTGGAGGTCCTTCCCTCGCTCCCGCTGACGCAGATGCGGGTGCTGCTGGCCCGCTTCGGGCCCGCGGAGATCGAGGCGGCGATGGAGCGGCTCTCGCCGGACGTGAAGCAACTGCTGCACGCGGCCCTTCGCTCCGAACCCGAGGACCGGTTCGCCACGGCGGCGGACCTGCGTGACGCCCTTCGCGCGGCGCTCGTCAGGCGGCACCCGGGCTATGGACGCCAGGAGGCCGCCAACGAAGCCGCGCGGCTGCTGGCGGAAGGCAGCGTGCTCCGGGACGTGGTGGAGTTTGGCGAGGGCGGCCTCTTCCCGGAGGGACTGGAGGAACACGAACTGGAGGGCCTGGAGAAGAAGTAG
- a CDS encoding 2OG-Fe(II) oxygenase: MELTDAEVEALGSHGYFVRDGFLGEAQARAVRAAALARVEAGTLKPAGIRRGADHSLDTSVRGDHIEWVLPGAAPELEALWHHFHALGEAVSAGAYLGLGRFDVQLACYPGGGAHYARHRDAFPGQSNRRLTAIWYANAGWKPEDGGVLRLFPEDTGAPVEVAPVLDRLVVFLSERLEHEVMPAHASRLALTAWFYGRGT, from the coding sequence GTGGAGCTGACGGACGCGGAGGTGGAGGCCCTGGGCTCGCATGGGTACTTCGTGCGGGATGGCTTCCTTGGCGAGGCCCAGGCCCGGGCCGTGCGAGCCGCGGCGCTCGCGCGCGTGGAGGCCGGGACGCTGAAGCCCGCGGGCATCCGGCGCGGCGCGGACCACTCGCTCGACACCTCCGTGCGCGGCGACCACATCGAGTGGGTGCTGCCCGGCGCGGCCCCGGAGCTTGAAGCCCTGTGGCACCACTTCCACGCGCTGGGCGAGGCCGTGTCCGCGGGCGCGTACCTGGGGCTGGGGCGCTTCGACGTGCAGCTCGCCTGCTATCCCGGCGGCGGCGCGCACTACGCCCGCCACCGCGACGCGTTCCCCGGCCAGTCCAACCGCCGGCTCACCGCCATCTGGTACGCGAACGCGGGCTGGAAGCCGGAGGACGGCGGCGTGCTGCGCCTCTTCCCGGAGGACACCGGCGCTCCCGTGGAGGTGGCGCCGGTGCTGGACCGCCTGGTGGTGTTCCTGAGCGAGCGGCTGGAGCACGAGGTGATGCCCGCCCACGCCTCGCGCCTGGCCCTCACCGCGTGGTTCTACGGCCGGGGCACCTAG